A window of Megachile rotundata isolate GNS110a chromosome 11, iyMegRotu1, whole genome shotgun sequence genomic DNA:
AAACCATGTTGAATATGAACGGTTGGTTCACTACGTGAATACCCTTCAGACGACATGGCAAACATCTTTGTACCCATTCTGCCACGCTGGCTGCGAAACTAGGTGTGAAATATGTGACCTGGCTCAGGGAGAATCCATCCATGTCCAGAATTACGTGCACGCCAGATATCTGGAGTTTCAAATagacaaattgaaatttctggACACACGtgtaattgataataaaaaattacctgTGTCTTTGGTTCGGCTATAGCTGCGTCCAAGGATAGCATAGTAGCACGGAATATATCGTCGAGAGAAACTTGCTTTGGGTTCCATCTTTTTCCAGCGGATATCACCACCAGTCTGCAACCATCTGGTGTTCGGTCTGGCAACGGTATCACGAGTTCTGCGAGGAATGGTTTTTTCTCCGTACTTGGCATCAAATCTTTACAGTAACGTGGATTGTTCAATCGATACTGGTAGAACCTTTTCATCTATCAACAAATTTAAACACTTTTATTACCTAGTATACCTCTAGAACTGACAAAACAAATTAGGTCATTAAATCCAATTGTAGAGTATTCTATTTTGAGCAGTGTACAAATTCTTTTCATATCCTAAGCACTTTTATACTTCGTGGTTACTTCTCTCTTTGTAGTTTAAACTCGTTAATTAAGAAAGAAGAATCGAGCTCACCAATTCGAAAGCACTCTTCGGGTACCATTTGCAGGGACGTAGGAACTTCTGATAGAACTCATCGTCATCTGGCACGATCAGTTCTGGTTCACCTGCGTAGAAAACAATCTGATAGAGTTCTTCAGGAAGTAATTACTCGTTGTAATTTCtagaaattatatattaacGAGGAGTTATTAAAGGGAACGCTGGAATTGTCGAGCAGAGGACGTGATCGACAGTACAAGGAATTTAATTTCGTTCCAAGAGACTCTTCCTCGtggtaaattgttttattgcagAATAATCGATAATGGTAATAAACAAGCGATTagcatacaaaaatatttcgcCAAGTATTTTTGATCTACAAAGAGAAATGCTGCCCTTTTAATTAgatattcagaatatttttacTGTCTTTCAAatctatgtaaatttttatcgtataaatgttataaaaaaagatatcattttttttatatgtaattGCACCTGTCAGAAAGATCGATCATCGATCGAACTCGGTGGAGCAACGATCAAGGTTCTCTAATCGAGTTTGATAAATATTTGCACGTTATCGGCAAGATCTAACCAGGTATTTCACGATAAGAGCGGAGTGGAACTTTTATCGGCGTCTGATTGATTGAATAGTAAACGATATAGAAAATGACCTCGATATAATCGTAACCAGGTTACAAATAAGTACACTAGTTATGCAAATTGTAAAACTGTAGCTTTCCTATTGCTCTCATACTCCACAAGTCGCGATTTCAAGTATTCGAGTGCAATAAAACTGGTGAATTTATTTGTACGGTAAAAACCGGTCGAGAAAATGAAAGTTGCACTCTCTGTACTTGATGCTCTCGAGGGTCAACACAAATTTCAAGTAAAAAACTTGCGAATCATTTCATCGTTATAATAATTCCGTAAACATTGTGGttaataaacataaattacCTTTGAGCAGCTCCCTAATGTCCTTCAAAGCCTGTTGCACGACCTCAGGGGTCTCTCGAAGCTCGTTCTTTGCCCTCTGAATAAAAATCTCATCGCCGTCATCGAAATCGGCCTTCAATACGAAGTTGCCCGCCACAAATTGTGGCACTTCCCTCAGCTCCGCGATCGTCCGGCCATCGCCCTGATTCCCTTGTCTGGCCTCCATGCCAGAATCAGTGGCAAGGAGCTTCTGTTTACCAGAAAAGAAGTGTCTCTGTTGGACATACATGATGCTATAGCTGACTAGGAACTACGATCTCCGGTCCACGTCTCGCCTGTTCTTGTGTTCTTTGCTCGATCCTGCGTGTGTGTGCTACGTGTTTGCGAGCTTTTGTGATTCAGTGCATGGTGTTTGCAGTGCTTGTATGTTGTTTGTGTGTTCACGTTTCGCACGCTACACTGATACCTCGCTACAACATTTGCGGATTAAGTACTGCGCTACAAAGATTTGCTTTGAAATTAGTTTGAAACCTCGTCTTGAagcgttaaatttccaaatctccaatattCCCAGTTGTCAGAAGCCCCAAAatatcctaaagttccaaagtatTCGAGCACTGCGATATTTATCGAGTCATGCAAATATTTGACAGTCAACTTTGTCTCCGACACTTACATCGAATCGCTTAACATAGAATACAAACAATCCTAGGCTCCTAACATGCTATTTGCACGATTTTCCAAATATAAACTGCAATTTGCACTTGATCCGAGAAATCCACTTCCCGAGTAGTGATTAGTGATCAAACAGCACGCGTTATCTAATATTTACCGTGACAAACAGAAAAATCTCAACAGAAGTATAAATCTGATCCTGATGAAACATGGAGCATACGTCTCTTATATCCCCAGCTGAAAACCCTACTTTTGTTTGATCAACGATTGCGCGAACAAAGTGCAACATCGCAAAGTACACTGGCTGCTGTAGTTATTTATATTCC
This region includes:
- the LOC100880507 gene encoding alpha-tocopherol transfer protein isoform X2, with amino-acid sequence MEARQGNQGDGRTIAELREVPQFVAGNFVLKADFDDGDEIFIQRAKNELRETPEVVQQALKDIRELLKGEPELIVPDDDEFYQKFLRPCKWYPKSAFELMKRFYQYRLNNPRYCKDLMPSTEKKPFLAELVIPLPDRTPDGCRLVVISAGKRWNPKQVSLDDIFRATMLSLDAAIAEPKTQISGVHVILDMDGFSLSQVTYFTPSFAASVAEWVQRCLPCRLKGIHVVNQPFIFNMVFAIFKPFLMEKTRKRIHFHGTNRSTLIPYTGTKILPKEFGGDFEMPKVPLGQGIWDYFCCFEKEFEASNKCGYVKSAKR
- the LOC100880507 gene encoding alpha-tocopherol transfer protein isoform X1 — its product is MYVQQRHFFSGKQKLLATDSGMEARQGNQGDGRTIAELREVPQFVAGNFVLKADFDDGDEIFIQRAKNELRETPEVVQQALKDIRELLKGEPELIVPDDDEFYQKFLRPCKWYPKSAFELMKRFYQYRLNNPRYCKDLMPSTEKKPFLAELVIPLPDRTPDGCRLVVISAGKRWNPKQVSLDDIFRATMLSLDAAIAEPKTQISGVHVILDMDGFSLSQVTYFTPSFAASVAEWVQRCLPCRLKGIHVVNQPFIFNMVFAIFKPFLMEKTRKRIHFHGTNRSTLIPYTGTKILPKEFGGDFEMPKVPLGQGIWDYFCCFEKEFEASNKCGYVKSAKR